Part of the Imperialibacter roseus genome, TTGATAAGACGCCAGTTACCGACTTTTTTGCTTTTTCACTGGCGGCCTATGGTGTCATTATCATCAGGCTTTCTTTTCGTCAATTTTCTCTCTTCGCTTTTCTTGGTGTGAAAAAGGAGGTGGAGGACGTTGAGTTTAAATCGGGAGGTATTCTTGAAAGGGTCAGGCACCCGATTTACACAGGCACTATATTGCTTTGCCTGGGTTTTCTGCTCTACATTCCTAAAATGATCAATCTGGTGACGGTCGTGTGGGTTTTCGCCTACTTGCCAATTGGCATTTGGCTGGAAGAGAAGAAACTGATAAAAAAATATGGCAGAGCCTATGAAGAATATCGCTCC contains:
- a CDS encoding methyltransferase family protein — translated: MEGLILVSLFWVLYFSLHSFLAADFVKRRFNRQWFRLFYNTVALLLLLAIVFYMATVDSPFVFDKTPVTDFFAFSLAAYGVIIIRLSFRQFSLFAFLGVKKEVEDVEFKSGGILERVRHPIYTGTILLCLGFLLYIPKMINLVTVVWVFAYLPIGIWLEEKKLIKKYGRAYEEYRSRVPAVFPKLF